Proteins co-encoded in one Brassica oleracea var. oleracea cultivar TO1000 chromosome C4, BOL, whole genome shotgun sequence genomic window:
- the LOC106342819 gene encoding WUSCHEL-related homeobox 3, with protein sequence MSPVAATRWCPTPEQLMLLEEMYRSGIRTPNAVQIQQITAHLAFYGRIEGKNVFYWFQNHKARDRQKLRKKLAMQLHQQQHHLQLQLQQIQPKPISMMSQPLSNIIDHHNHYHHHYNHHRPYDHMSFACCSQPSPICLSHQGIGVEAQSKVVSEHYCNKSGGDEMLMQKPITGQNTSYGRDWMMMMDMGPRPSYPSSSSVPVPYCNMMMNSPKIPLKTLELFPISSINSKHDSSKL encoded by the exons ATGAGTCCAGTGGCTGCAACGAGGTGGTGCCCGACGCCGGAGCAACTGATGCTCTTGGAAGAGATGTACCGGAGCGGCATACGGACTCCTAATGCGGTGCAGATACAACAAATCACAGCTCACTTAGCTTTTTATGGACGTATCGAAGGCAAAAACGTCTTTTACTGGTTTCAGAACCATAAGGCGAGAGATAGACAGAAGCTGAGGAAGAAACTAGCTATGCAACTTCACCAACAACAACATCATCTCCAACTCCAGCTCCAACAAATCCAGCCCAAACCAATATCGATGATGTCTCAACCACTTAGTAACATCATTGATCATCATAACCATTACCACCATCATTATAATCATCATCGTCCTTATGATCATATGTCTTTCGCTTGCTGCTCTCAGCCTTCTCCCATTTGCCTTTCTCATCAG GGCATTGGAGTAGAAGCTCAAAGCAAAGTGGTGAGTGAACATTACTGCAACAAAAGTGGAGGTGACGAGATGTTGATGCAAAAACCAATCACGGGTCAGAACACTTCGTACGGCCGAGATTGGATGATGATGATGGATATGGGCCCACGACCATCATATCCCTCATCATCATCAGTGCCCGTTCCATATTGCAACATGATGATGAACAGTCCAAAGATACCACTAAAAACCCTCGAACTCTTCCCAATCTCATCCATCAATTCCAAACATGACAGTTCCAAACTTTAA
- the LOC106342818 gene encoding 125 kDa kinesin-related protein, which translates to MDAKRGGGSVKSPCQTPRSTDKSNRDLRSADGNSNSFNKSEKEKGVNIQVIVRCRPFNSEETRLQTPAVLTCNDRKKEVAVAQNIAGKQIDKTFLFDKVFGPTSQQKDLYHQAVSPIVFEVLDGYNCTIFAYGQTGTGKTYTMEGGARKKNGEIPSDAGVIPRAVKQIFDILEAQSAAEYSLKVSFLELYNEELTDLLAPEETKFADDKSKKPLALMEDGKGGVFVRGLEEEIVSTADEIYKVLEKGSAKRRTAETLLNKQSSRSHSIFSVTIHIKECTPEGEEIVKSGKLNLVDLAGSENISRSGAREGRAREAGEINKSLLTLGRVINALVEHSGHIPYRESKLTRLLRDSLGGKTKTCVIATVSPSVHCLEETLSTLDYAHRAKHIKNKPEVNQKMMKSAIMKDLYGEIERLKQEVYAAREKNGIYIPKERYTQEEAEKKAMAEKIEQMEVEGEAKDKQIIELQELYNAEQLVTAGLREKLDKTEKKLRETEQALLDLEEKHRQAVATIKEKEYLISNLLKSEKTLVDRAVELQAELENAASDVSNLFAKIERKDKIEDSNRSLIQEFQSQLLTQLEVLNSSVAGSVTQQEKQLQDMEKVMASFVSAKTEATETLRGSLAQLKERYNSGIKSLDDIAVTLDKDSQTTLNDLNSDVTKHSCALEDMFKGFTSEAHSLLEGLQSSLHNQEEKLSAFTQQQRNLHSRSIESAKSVSEVMLDFFKTLDTHACKLTKLAEDAQNVNEQKLSAFTKKFEESIANEEKQMIEKVAELLASSHARKKELVQIAVQDIREGSSSQTGALQQEMSAMQESASSVKVQWNAHMVQAESHHLDNISAVEVAKEDMQKILLKCLEDSRTGTQQWKTAQESLVDLEKRNVGNADSLVRGAKENNEKLRAQLSSAVSNTLSEADSANRDILSSIDNSLQLDKDASADINSTIAPTYGSLKELRSHHDNNVVEIKQNTGKCLGHEYKVDEATSSTPRKRQYNIPTADSIEELKTPSFEELLKAFHDSSKSPKQMQQSNGEAKHVSNGGRPPLTAIN; encoded by the exons ATGGATGCTAAAAGAGGAGGAGGTTCCGTGAAGTCTCCATGTCAAACGCCACGTTCTACTGATAAGTCGAATCGAGATCTCAGATCAGCTGACGGAAACTCAAACTCGTTTAACAAGAGTGAGAAAGAGAAGGGTGTGAATATACAGGTTATTGTTCGTTGCAG ACCATTTAACTCGGAGGAGACGAGGTTACAAACGCCTGCGGTGCTCACCTGCAATGACCGGAAAAAAGAAGTGGCGGTGGCTCAGAATATTGCTGGGAAGCAGATTGATAAGACCTTCTTGTTTGACAAG GTTTTTGGCCCAACGTCCCAACAGAAGGACTTGTATCATCAAGCAGTTTCTCCCATAGTGTTTGAGGTTCTTGATGGGTATAACTGCACCATCTTTGCATACGGGCAGACAGGGACTGGGAAGACATACACAATGGAAGGTGGAGCAAGAAAAAAG AACGGTGAAATCCCGAGTGATGCAGGTGTTATCCCTAGAGCGGTTAAGCAGATATTTGATATTCTGGAAGCACAAAGCGCTGCTGAATACAGTTTGAAAGTTTCGTTTCTTGAGCTCTACAATGAAGAACTTACGGACCTTTTAGCTCCGGAAGAAACAAAATTCGCAGATGACAAATCAAAGAAGCCTCTGGCCCTCATGGAAGATGGGAAAGGGGGCGTTTTTGTGCGAGGGTTGGAAGAAGAAATCGTGTCTACTGCTGATGAGATTTACAAAGTCTTGGAGAAAGGGTCAGCCAAGAGACGCACTGCAGAGACTCTTCTCAACAAACAAAGTAGTAGATCTCATTCAATATTTTCGGTTACAATACACATCAAGGAATGTACTCCAGAGGGGGAAGAGATTGTCAAAAGTGGAAAGCTAAATCTAGTTGATCTTGCTGGTTCAGAGAATATTTCACGATCTGGTGCTCGAGAG GGTAGAGCCAGGGAAGCTGGAGAGATCAACAAAAGTTTGCTCACACTCGGACGTGTCATAAATGCGTTGGTTGAACACTCTGGTCATATTCCATATAG AGAAAGCAAGTTGACAAGATTATTGAGAGACTCTTTGGGAGGAAAAACAAAAACATGCGTGATTGCTACAGTATCACCCTCTGTTCACTGTCTCGAAGAAACACTCAGCACCCTTGATTATGCACACCGTGCGAAACACATCAAAAATAAACCAGAG GTTAACCAGAAGATGATGAAATCAGCTATTATGAAAGATTTGTATGGAGAGATTGAACGTTTGAAGCAAG AGGTCTATGCTGCAAGGGAGAAAAATGGAATTTATATTCCAAAGGAGAGGTACACTCAAGAAGAAGCCGAGAAAAAG GCTATGGCTGAGAAGATAGAGCAAATGGAAGTAGAGGGTGAAGCTAAAGACAAG CAAATAATTGAGCTTCAAGAGCTGTACAATGCGGAACAGCTTGTAACTGCTGGACTAAGGGAGAAGCTTGATAAGACTGAG AAAAAACTCCGGGAAACGGAACAAGCATTGTTAGATCTCGAAGAAAAACATAGACAGGCAGTTGCAACAATCAAGGAAAAAGAGTACTTGATATCCAATCTCCTTAAATCAG AGAAAACACTTGTTGACCGTGCTGTCGAGCTTCAGGCAGAGTTGGAAAATGCCGCATCTGATGTTTCTAACTTGTTCGCCAAAATTG AGAGAAAGGACAAGATTGAAGACAGCAATAGATCGCTCATCCAGGAGTTTCAATCACAATTGCTAACGCAACTTGAAGTCTTGAACAGCAGTGTGGCAGGTTCAGTGACTCAGCAGGAAAAACAATTGCAAGACATGGAGAAAGTTATGGCATCTTTCGTGTCTGCAAAGACAGAG GCAACTGAAACTTTACGGGGAAGTTTAGCACAGTTGAAGGAAAGGTACAACTCAGGCATCAAGTCTTTAGATGATATAGCAGTGACTCTGGATAAAGACAGCCAAACGACTTTGAATGACTTGAACTCGGACGTGACAAAACATTCTTGTGCACTAGAAGAT ATGTTCAAAGGGTTTACATCAGAGGCTCACTCCCTACTCGAAGGGCTTCAAAGTAGCCTTCACAATCAAGAGGAGAAGCTCTCTGCATTCACACAGCAACAGCGCAATTTGCATTCCCGATCAATTGAGTCTGCTAAGTCCGTCTCCGAGGTGATGTTGGACTTCTTCAAGACTCTAGACACGCACGCATGTAAGCTAACAAAGCTAGCAGAAGACGCCCAAAACGTGAACGAGCAGAAACTATCAGCATTCACAAAGAAATTCGAG GAATCAATTGCAAATGAAGAGAAACAAATGATTGAGAAAGTTGCAGAGTTACTAGCAAGCTCCCACGCAAGGAAGAAAGAGTTGGTTCAGATAGCTGTGCAAGATATCCGCGAAGGATCATCTTCACAAACCGGTGCGTTGCAGCAAGAAATGTCTGCAATGCAAGAATCAGCTTCCTCCGTCAAAGTCCAGTGGAACGCTCACATGGTCCAAGCAGAGTCTCATCATCTCGATAACATCTCTGCAGTTGAGGTTGCAAAGGAAGATATGCAGAAAATACTTCTAAAATG CCTTGAAGATTCAAGAACTGGAACTCAACAATGGAAGACTGCACAAGAATCATTGGTCGATCTAGAAAAGAGGAATGTTGGAAACGCAGATTCTCTTGTTCG AGGAGCCAAAGAAAACAATGAGAAACTACGAGCTCAGTTATCGTCTGCAGTCTCGAACACTCTAAGCGAAGCTGATTCTGCAAACAGAGATATCCTCTCATCCATTGACA ACTCGTTACAGCTTGATAAAGACGCTTCGGCTGATATTAATTCCACCATAGCTCCTACTTATGGAAGCTTGAAAGAATTAAGAAGTCACCATGACAACAATGTTGTCGAAATCAAACAGAACACAGGGAAATGTCTTGGTCACGAATACAAG GTGGATGAAGCAACAAGCTCAACGCCGAGGAAGAGACAGTACAACATACCAACGGCTGACTCGATTGAGGAACTTAAAACGCCATCGTTTGAGGAATTGTTGAAGGCTTTTCATGATTCTTCCAAGTCGCCCAAACAAATGCAGCAATCTAACGGAGAAGCGAAACACGTTAGTAACGGTGGTCGACCTCCGTTAACAGCCATCAACTGA
- the LOC106341331 gene encoding agamous-like MADS-box protein AGL62 isoform X1, which translates to MARSRKGRRKIQIVKMEKDSDLQVTYSKRRQGLFKKASELCTLCGVEIGILVFSPGRKVFSFGNPDVRYVFNRFKIYHQNPFQLTEFGPSATIRDLNSILSQELVKLEKEKARRKILEKIRIQREETDKWWEKPPSELNLRQNACLVSVLENLRMNLGSPRFQQAMVPQNYCGGSNNNIVGGGNTDPLDERSMFDVNAFNYNPNMMIPNQGPMLGYNNIKFEVFDPIYNMNWPEYKHGPY; encoded by the exons ATGGCGAGAAGCAGAAAAGGTCGTCGAAAGATACAGATCGTAAAAATGGAGAAAGATAGTGACCTTCAAGTTACGTATTCAAAAAGAAGACAAGGTCTTTTTAAAAAAGCTAGCGAGCTTTGCACCTTATGTGGTGTAGAAATTGGAATACTTGTGTTTTCACCTGGTCGGAAAGTATTTTCTTTTGGTAATCCAGATGTTAGATATGTATTTAACCGTTTCAAAATTTATCACCAGAATCCTTTTCAGCTTACTGAATTTGGTCCAAGCGCAACTATCCGAGATCTTAACAGCATACTCAGTCAG GAGCTGGTAAAGCTTGAAAAGGAGAAAGCAAGGAGGAAAATTTTGGAGAAGATTAGAATTCAGAGAGAAGAAACAGATAAATGGTGGGAGAAACCTCCCAGTGAACTTAACTTGCGTCAAAACGCTTGTCTAGTAAGTGTTTTGGAAAATCTGAGGATGAATTTGGGAAGTCCACGCTTCCAACAAGCAATGGTTCCTCAGAATTACTGTGGTGGAAGTAATAACAACATTGTTGGTGGCGGTAATACCGATCCTCTCGACGAAAGAAGCATGTTCGATGTGAATGCGTTCAACTACAATCCCAACATGATGATTCCTAATCAAGGACCAATGTTAGGATATAACAACATTAAGTTTGAGGTGTTTGATCCGATATACAATATGAATTGGCCTGAATATAAGCACGGTCCCTACTAG
- the LOC106341331 gene encoding agamous-like MADS-box protein AGL62 isoform X2 — MEKDSDLQNPFQLTEFGPSATIRDLNSILSQELVKLEKEKARRKILEKIRIQREETDKWWEKPPSELNLRQNACLVSVLENLRMNLGSPRFQQAMVPQNYCGGSNNNIVGGGNTDPLDERSMFDVNAFNYNPNMMIPNQGPMLGYNNIKFEVFDPIYNMNWPEYKHGPY; from the exons ATGGAGAAAGATAGTGACCTTCAA AATCCTTTTCAGCTTACTGAATTTGGTCCAAGCGCAACTATCCGAGATCTTAACAGCATACTCAGTCAG GAGCTGGTAAAGCTTGAAAAGGAGAAAGCAAGGAGGAAAATTTTGGAGAAGATTAGAATTCAGAGAGAAGAAACAGATAAATGGTGGGAGAAACCTCCCAGTGAACTTAACTTGCGTCAAAACGCTTGTCTAGTAAGTGTTTTGGAAAATCTGAGGATGAATTTGGGAAGTCCACGCTTCCAACAAGCAATGGTTCCTCAGAATTACTGTGGTGGAAGTAATAACAACATTGTTGGTGGCGGTAATACCGATCCTCTCGACGAAAGAAGCATGTTCGATGTGAATGCGTTCAACTACAATCCCAACATGATGATTCCTAATCAAGGACCAATGTTAGGATATAACAACATTAAGTTTGAGGTGTTTGATCCGATATACAATATGAATTGGCCTGAATATAAGCACGGTCCCTACTAG
- the LOC106338999 gene encoding uncharacterized protein LOC106338999, which yields MKEEERHGSSSDSSSSSSLPVSYGVDYEKYNFSSSVSSLSRPFSPEGSSSKSCVLENNLSSVFSLDHDDSLPILSRDRTCSCVHLGFQWILQRCCGCFC from the exons ATGAAGGAAGAAGAGAGACATGGTTCATCATCCGATTCTTCTTCTTCGTCTTCTCTTCCTGTGAGCTACGGAGTTGACTACGAAAAATACAACTTCTCTTCTTCTGTTTCTTCTCTTTCTCGACCGTTTTCTCCGGAAGGATCAAGCAGCAAGAGCTGTGTTCTGGAAAATAATCTTTCCTCTGTTTTCTCGTTGGACCATGACGACAGTCTCCCCATCTTATCTAGAGATAGAACATGTTCTTGTGTCCATCTTGG CTTCCAGTGGATTCTGCAGAGGTGTTGTGGCTGTTTCTGTTAG